The nucleotide sequence GACCACGTCGAATTTGCCGATAACGGACATGTTCGATACGTCATGGACTTCGTATTCGATTTCGAGTCCACCGAGTGTCGTTCGCTTCGCGAATTCGATCATGACGGGTGAGGAGTCGATGCCGACCACCCTCCGGGCTCCGAGAGCTTTGACCAGTCGCGAATACAGTCCTGTGCCGCATGCCAGGTCGAGCACCTCGAGATCGCGGACGTCGCCGAGTAGGTCGAGGATCGACGGGATCTCCATCTGTGCGCGAACGGGCAATTCCGCGGACCCCGCGAAGGATTCGGCTATGGCATCGTATTGCTGATCGGAAGTGGTCATCTCGTACTCCAGATTGAACAGAAAGTTTGGGCGTCAGTCGGCGACGACTCGCAGAGTTTCCTGCCCTCGATGTTGGCTGATCTTCCGGTACCGAGGCGGCGCGCTTGCGTCAGCCAAGCGCAGGCGGGGGTAACGATCCTTGAGAAGTTCGAGAACGAGCGAAAGCTCGAGCTTGGCCAGCGCCGCGCCGATGCAGTTGTGGATTCCGTGACCGAAGCCGAGGTGCTTCTTCGCGTTGGGCCTGTCGAGTTGGAACTCTTCCGGTAATGTGAAGTGACTTTCGTCGTGGTTGGCGGAAGCGTAGAACAGGAAGATCCTGTCGCCGCGATGGAACGTGAATGATCCGACTGTCGCCTCCTCCGCGACTGTGCGAAAGAGGCCTGGTACGGAAGTGTCGAAACGTAAACCTTCCGCGATGATCTGATCGATGTCCACCTCGCCTCGCACGAAGCTTTCCCATTGAGAGAGGTCTTCGAGGAGCGCACGGACGATATTGGTTATCGCGTTGCTGGTGTTCTCCCACCCCGCGGCGATCAGGCCGATGGTCTGCGCTGCGACTTCGTCGTCGGTGAGCATATCGCCGTGCTGATCACGACGAGTCATGATGGAGATGAGATCGTCACGTGGCTCTGCCCTGCGGAGCCGAACGAGTTTGCGAAGGTAGGTGATCGCATCGGCGTAGTTCCGGCCGTGATCGATGAGTTGTTGCTCGCTCAGCCAGGCGGTTCCGGCGAAAAACGCCACCTGATCCGCCATCCATCCCCTGAGGTTGTCGTTCTCGCTGAGGGGGAAACCCGTCACGTACATGCCCACCTCGAGTGGGATCGTGTGAGCGAATTCGCCTGCGAGGTCGAAGGTGCCTCGCAAGGGGAGAAGGTCGATGTGCTTGGCGATGATCTGCCGGATGTCGGGCTCGAATCTCGCTATGGTGCTGGGTTTGAACCCCTCGTGCAGGACGCGGCGGACCAGAGTGTGTCGCGGCGGGTCGCTGATCGTGACGATCGTGTTCGAGAAGATGAAGTCCGCGGCGAGTTGGGCCTCTGCGGGCAATCCGGTCGGCCTGGGAAATGAATTGCTCGACGAGAACGTGCTCGGGTCCGAAGCGATCCGCTTGATATCGTCGTAGCGGCTGACACACCACGCCTGCAACGGTTCCGAGAAGAAGATCGGCTCGGTCTCCCTGGCATGTTCCAGATATCGATAGATCGAGGCGACATGCGCGCCGAATGGGTCGAAGGAGCGCAGGTCGACGACTTCGACCGACTGGTGAGATGTCACGATTTGGCCTCCGATACGGATTCGTGCAGGAACTGGGGATCATCGATGAGGAAACGCCAGGTCCCGTCGGCCTGTCGACGCGCGACTTCGGCGGTCGTGCCTTCGGAGGTGACCGAGCTTCCCGCGGGTGTCGCGATGACGGCGCGCCAATTGCTCGATATCAAGGCGAGGTCCCCGGCGAGGATGACCTTGCGGGTCTGGCCTTCGAGACGTCGTGTCACGGACAGGAAGCCGCCGAGGAATTCGCGCATCGCGGCGCCGCCGTGCAGAGTGTTGCCGTCAAGGTCGACCCCGACCGGGTCGGGCTCGAAGAGAGCCATGACGGCATCGAGATCGTGTGCGTTGACGGCGTCGATGAAGAGACGGTGAAGATCGCCGGGATCATTGGCGGACATGTGTGCTCCAGTTCATGGCGTTGTAGGGTGATCGACGTGCGCAAGCGTCCGGGTCGAAGCCGGCGGTCCGTGCGTAGTCGGCTGAGATTTGTGCGAGTTCGTTCGCCGAGATCACGTCATTGATGTCGCCGAAGCCGCCTGGTGCCCTTTGGTGGGCGAGCGTGATGGCTCGCTCCGGTCCCATCGCGCGATTGCTGAGCTGTATGCGCCCCATCAGGTTCCGGCGTTGACGATCGTAGGCGTCCAGAGCTTGATCGACATCATCACAGGTTGCCAGCAGATAGGCGAGTGCGCGCGCGTCGATAATCGCCTGGGTCGCCCCGTTCGATCCGGCGGGGTACATCGGATGCGCGGCGTCACCGAGCAGGGTCACTCGCTGGAACGTCCACCTGGGCAGCGGGTCCCGATCGATCATTGGATACTCGAAGACCGCGGGGGCGCTGCGGATGATGGCGGGAATGTCGAGCCAGTCGAATCGCCACCGAAGAGCGTGCTCGATGACCCTGTCGACGCTCGTTCGGCGGTTCCAATCGCCGTGCTGTGGTTCGTCGCCACAGCGGCGTGCGATCACCCAGTTGACCAGGACGGTGTGTTCGCCGTTACTCCTCTCTCGAATCGGATACAGGACAATACGCTCGACGTCGTCTCCGGCCACGATCATGGATGCGCCGGTGAGATAGGGCATGGACCAAGCAACCCCGCGCCACAGGGTCAGGCCGTTCCACAGCGGCGGGCCCTCGCGCGGGTAGAGGGAACTTCGGACGGCCGAGTTGATGCCATCGGCCCCGATCAACAAGTCGGTGTCCAGGGTCGAAGAATTCGCGGTGGAGGGATGGTTCAGGCTAGTGCGAACGCGGCCGCCGGATAGCGGTGTGACGGCGGTGACGCGGGTGTCGGTGGCGATGGTGTGAGCGCCGAGCCGGTTTCTCACCGCGTCGGCGAGCACGGCTTGCAGGTGGCCTCGGTGGATCGACAGCTGCGGCCATTCGTTGCCTGCGTCAAGGCCTCGCGGCTCTCTCCAGACGAGTTGTCCGAAGCTATTGCAGAGAATCAGTTCACGAGTGGCCACCGCTTGGGACGCCACCGCACTGAGCAGTCCCAGCTCGGCAAGTTCGCGTACGGCGTTCGGCAGGAGGTTCAGCCCGACACCGAGTGGACGCAGTTCCTGTGCCGATTCGACGACTTGCACGTCGGTGAATCCCGCGGCGTGCAGGCTCAGTGCGGCGGTCAACCCGCCGATGCCGGCGCCGGAGATGAGAATCTTCATCCCGACCTCCGCACGACCGCGGTGAGCCCCTGAGAGTGACGCACGCCGACTTCGGCCGCGATGTCTCGCGTGAGGCGAAGGATCCGCGCCAGCAACTCCACAGTGCCTCCTCCGCTTCCTTCTTGATATAGGCCGACCTCCTCCTCGTATGCTCGGCGGGCGATCGTCACATGCTTTCCGCGGAACATGATCAGTACCCGGAGTGCGCGGCACAACGCCTCGGCCGCT is from Amycolatopsis lurida and encodes:
- a CDS encoding flavin-dependent oxidoreductase codes for the protein MKILISGAGIGGLTAALSLHAAGFTDVQVVESAQELRPLGVGLNLLPNAVRELAELGLLSAVASQAVATRELILCNSFGQLVWREPRGLDAGNEWPQLSIHRGHLQAVLADAVRNRLGAHTIATDTRVTAVTPLSGGRVRTSLNHPSTANSSTLDTDLLIGADGINSAVRSSLYPREGPPLWNGLTLWRGVAWSMPYLTGASMIVAGDDVERIVLYPIRERSNGEHTVLVNWVIARRCGDEPQHGDWNRRTSVDRVIEHALRWRFDWLDIPAIIRSAPAVFEYPMIDRDPLPRWTFQRVTLLGDAAHPMYPAGSNGATQAIIDARALAYLLATCDDVDQALDAYDRQRRNLMGRIQLSNRAMGPERAITLAHQRAPGGFGDINDVISANELAQISADYARTAGFDPDACARRSPYNAMNWSTHVRQ
- a CDS encoding YybH family protein — translated: MSANDPGDLHRLFIDAVNAHDLDAVMALFEPDPVGVDLDGNTLHGGAAMREFLGGFLSVTRRLEGQTRKVILAGDLALISSNWRAVIATPAGSSVTSEGTTAEVARRQADGTWRFLIDDPQFLHESVSEAKS
- a CDS encoding cytochrome P450, yielding MTSHQSVEVVDLRSFDPFGAHVASIYRYLEHARETEPIFFSEPLQAWCVSRYDDIKRIASDPSTFSSSNSFPRPTGLPAEAQLAADFIFSNTIVTISDPPRHTLVRRVLHEGFKPSTIARFEPDIRQIIAKHIDLLPLRGTFDLAGEFAHTIPLEVGMYVTGFPLSENDNLRGWMADQVAFFAGTAWLSEQQLIDHGRNYADAITYLRKLVRLRRAEPRDDLISIMTRRDQHGDMLTDDEVAAQTIGLIAAGWENTSNAITNIVRALLEDLSQWESFVRGEVDIDQIIAEGLRFDTSVPGLFRTVAEEATVGSFTFHRGDRIFLFYASANHDESHFTLPEEFQLDRPNAKKHLGFGHGIHNCIGAALAKLELSLVLELLKDRYPRLRLADASAPPRYRKISQHRGQETLRVVAD